A part of Leishmania panamensis strain MHOM/PA/94/PSC-1 chromosome 34 sequence genomic DNA contains:
- a CDS encoding tubulin tyrosine ligase, putative (TriTrypDB/GeneDB-style sysID: LpmP.34.4770), which produces MSASANAFPALPDTFKLPSVATVTRKPVRVVRQTRALPAMTRGLVAPAPSSTPSLYPQSLWWDAQQGNEDTDKMTRKRTYWASDYPPIVVGKYVTDPTGKDFSDPRYVPAGTAARSRSSSRTIVKSDASTVALSRVASSVTTYSSCTTTSSTVQGSEEDEENAAMQIAVKRKLLTVVVPIYPSSAASFFFPTSYVHSSRDSTDWRGLPKKINDDLHPDDRTNVSLSFVSVRENNLNRMGLYKIGPGAVAFSAVIKAFEAGGLRYTDSNKDFNILWAKRATVYTLSSLNAYQKVNHFPGTWGVGRKDRLASNIRRMQRFFSDDAFDIVPKSFLIPQDEAELRRDAEMNPGTPEKPLIYIVKPGASSCGRGIHLFKGVPPMPRGVGREKEMVCQRYIGNPLLIYGRKFDLRLYCVVTSFDPLRIYLFDEGLVRFAAKKYRGPDQDLDNIHVHLTNYSVNKTAELSKESNGKDYDSDDPLDIKWCLSDFKRHLASHHPLGLDAWYRIQSECEDVVIKTFLSIEHSVVEEVTRNCADSSGRNCFELFGLDLMADTNLKVRLLEVNIMPSLATASSLDKAVKSRMLAHLLTLVRVIPYRRDSQLDPDNAEGTYVPRGIQRQAGERTYKFGKHPFPSLRILERPLLTTFNDPRNEDSLLSKAELLMLREYEEELQCAGGFRCVYPVGHTVERYLPYFSHGVRRSNYLLASAAVMRSQLPPHQRLFE; this is translated from the coding sequence ATGAGCGCGTCGGCAAACGCGTTTCCGGCGCTGCCGGATACCTTCAAGTTGCCCTCTGTCGCAACCGTGACTCGCAAGCCGGTCCGTGTGGTGCGACAGACACGCGCTTTGCCTGCCATGACCCGTGGCTTGGTTGCGCCGGCGCCGTCATCGACGCCATCTCTCTATCCGCAGAGTCTCTGGTGGGACGCACAGCAAGGCAACGAGGACACAGATAAGATGACGCGCAAGCGCACCTACTGGGCGAGCGACTACCCTCCTATTGTCGTGGGCAAGTATGTGACAGACCCGACAGGAAAGGACTTTTCGGACCCGCGCTACGTGCCCGCggggacggcggcgcgctcTCGGTCATCATCGCGCACCATAGTCAAGAGCGACGCAAGCACGGTCGCTCTTAGCCGTGTCGCCAGCTCCGTGACGACGTACTCCAGCTGCACCACAACCTCCTCGACCGTTCAAGGGTCtgaagaagacgaagagaacGCTGCGATGCAGATCGCTGTAAAGCGGAAGCTGCttacggtggtggtgcctatctacccctcctccgctgcgaGCTTTTTCTTCCCGACGTCGTACGTGCATTCATCTCGTGACTCGACGGATTGGCGAGGTCTACCAAAGAAAATTAACGACGATCTGCACCCCGACGACCGCACCaatgtctccctctcctttgtgtctgtgcgcgagAACAACCTGAACCGAATGGGATTATACAAGATTGGCCCCGGCGCTGTCGCCTTCAGCGCTGTCATCAAGGCCTTTGAGGCGGGCGGACTCAGATACACGGACTCCAACAAAGACTTCAACATATTGTGGGCCAAGCGGGCCACCGTCTACACCCTGTCCTCGCTGAACGCGTACCAGAAGGTGAACCACTTCCCCGGCACGTGGGGTGTGGGGCGAAAGGATCGGCTGGCCAGCAACATTCGCCGCATGcagcgcttcttcagcgACGACGCCTTTGACATTGTGCCAAAGTCCTTCCTAATTCCGCAAGACGaagcggagctgcgccgcgatGCGGAGATGAACCCCGGCACCCCAGAGAAGCCGCTGATCTACATTGTCAAGCCCGGCGCGTCGAGCTGTGGACGAGGGATTCATCTGTTCAAGGGCGTGCCCCCCATGCCGCGGGGGGTGGGCCGCGAAAAGGAGATGGTGTGCCAGAGGTACATTGGCAACCCTTTGCTCATCTATGGCCGGAAGTTTGACCTACGGCTCTACTGCGTCGTCACCTCGTTCGACCCATTGCGGATCTACCTCTTCGATGAGGGTCTCGTGCGATTTGCGGCAAAAAAGTACCGAGGACCCGACCAGGACCTCGATAACATTCACGTGCACCTTACCAACTACTCCGTTAACAAGACAGCGGAGCTGAGCAAGGAAAGCAACGGTAAGGATTACGATAGTGATGATCCACTTGACATCAAGTGGTGCCTCTCCGACTTCAAGCGGCACTTGGCGTCCCACCACCCGCTGGGGCTGGATGCGTGGTACCGCATTCAGTCAGAGTGCGAGGATGTAGTGATAAAGACATTCCTCAGTATTGAACACAGTgtcgtggaggaggtgactcGCAACTGCGCTGATTCCAGCGGACGCAACTGCTTCGAGCTGTTTGGGCTGGACTTGATGGCGGACACCAACCTCAAGGTGCGACTGCTGGAGGTTAACATCATGCCATCGTTGGCGACAGCCAGCTCTCTTGACAAGGCCGTGAAGTCCCGCATGCTAGCCCATCTATTGACGCTGGTGCGTGTCATTCCGTATCGTCGGGATAGTCAGCTGGACCCCGACAATGCGGAGGGCACCTACGTGCCACGCGGCATTCAACGGCAGGCAGGGGAGCGCACGTACAAATTTGGCAAGCATCCTTTTCCGAGCCTTCGCATTCTGGAGCGGCCGCTGCTAACCACCTTCAACGACCCGAGAAACGAGGACTCGCTCCTATCGAAGGCTGAGTTGCTCATGCTACGCGAGtatgaggaggagctgcagtgtGCCGGCGGCTTTCGATGTGTCTACCCCGTTGGGCACACCGTTGAGCGATACCTTCCGTACTTCTCGCATGGTGTTCGTCGCAGCAACTACCTGctggcgtcggcggcggtgatgaggtcgcagctgccgccgcatcaGCGGCTCTTCGAGTAA
- a CDS encoding hypothetical protein (TriTrypDB/GeneDB-style sysID: LpmP.34.4780), with translation MLDYLIPIGMALAGVFIMMFIFQNISTSEIGSDSIVPARKPRSKRSQRPSQKYTDDVLDLATEQLIACEVARNPSGMITDSKTVTPQTLDSIRGRRQAKEEGQRTQTHAKVSERQKQSAKDQGFKVVENLKGLPKQQHQQEKPQFESESATSIEDLDRKLSLFFKTNGSRKVKEVNLKEEVPAESGLNRGHVVLKGDLSKAKCW, from the coding sequence ATGCTGGACTACCTCATCCCAATCGGCATGGCCCTGGCTGGCGTCTTCATCATGATGTTCATCTTCCAGAACATCAGCACATCAGAGATTGGCAGCGACTCGATCGTACCCGCTCGCAAGCCGCGCTCCAAGAGATCGCAGCGTCCGTCGCAGAAGTACACGGACGACGTGCTGGACCTGGCCACTGAGCAGCTTATCGCGTGTGAGGTGGCCCGAAACCCGTCTGGTATGATTACTGACAGCAAGACAGTGACGCCGCAGACACTCGATAGCATCCGTGGTCGCCGGCAggccaaggaggagggccAGCGCACCCAGACTCATGCCAAGGTTAGTGAGCGCCAGAAGCAGTCCGCGAAGGACCAGGGCTTTAAGGTGGTGGAGAACCTGAAGGGCTTACCGAaacagcaacaccagcagGAGAAGCCGCAGTTCGAGTCGGAATCGGCCACGTCTATCGAGGATCTTGATCGTAAGCTGAGCCTTTTCTTTAAAACCAACGGCTCCCGAAAGGTCAAGGAGGTGAATCtcaaggaggaggtgccggCCGAGAGCGGCTTGAACCGCGGTCACGTTGTCCTGAAAGGCGACTTGAGCAAGGCAAAGTGCTGGTGA